The DNA window CAACAAATCCTTCACGTATTGGATCTAAAAAGAAGCTTTCACTAAAATTTTGATTGAACCAACTTGCTCGTATTATGGTGTAATCGATTTCAGAGTGGATGATAACTTGTTCACATAATTCAGCTTCTCGTTCACCTTTTCCAGATAAAAGCACTAATTTTTTAATGTTGCTTTTTTTAGCTTGACGTGTTAATTCTTCAATAGCATCTAAAGCACCAGGAACAGCTAAGTCTGGTTGGAAAGTAATATATACTTTATCCATACCATTTAATACATTAGCCCAATTTTCTGGCTTTTGCCAATCAAAAGAAGGTGAGACATTCCGAGAACCAATTCTTACGTTCTGATTTTCTTTTTTTAATTTATTTACAACTTTACGACCGGTTTTACCAGTTCCACCGATTACTAAAATATTAGTCTTGTTTTTCATTTTTA is part of the Psychroserpens ponticola genome and encodes:
- a CDS encoding NmrA family NAD(P)-binding protein, whose protein sequence is MKNKTNILVIGGTGKTGRKVVNKLKKENQNVRIGSRNVSPSFDWQKPENWANVLNGMDKVYITFQPDLAVPGALDAIEELTRQAKKSNIKKLVLLSGKGEREAELCEQVIIHSEIDYTIIRASWFNQNFSESFFLDPIREGFVALPQAEAKVPYVDTDDISDVAVEALLNNEHNGKIYQLTGPRLLTFKDVIQEISEATGKPIAFTPIALSAYTNVMKQQDVPADYIWLIEYLFSEVLGDMKNSEITNDVEKVLGRKAKDFNQYVQETALTGIWNN